A portion of the Deinococcus apachensis DSM 19763 genome contains these proteins:
- the rsmA gene encoding 16S rRNA (adenine(1518)-N(6)/adenine(1519)-N(6))-dimethyltransferase RsmA, whose product MTQPDSTPPTADLPLYSPARVRYLLTRHGLRPTKSLGQNFLIDGNILRAIAEAGGAAPGVPVLEVGPGLGVLTREIASRGAQVTALEKDERLKPVLVETLAGLDVNVVWGDALDFDYASLPEGTRVIANLPYYITGVLLSRFMGAPGVLSATVLVQKEVAQRLAAHPGDDNYGFLSALAALHGSVRHVRDVPRGAFLPAPDVTSSVVRLDFDRTRPLPDPAFLKFVEAALHHRRKTLRNNLRLAGFQGEAVAGALEAAGLRPDVRAEDVPLSHLLDVARRLGVVR is encoded by the coding sequence GACCCAACCCGACTCCACCCCCCCGACCGCCGACCTGCCGCTCTACTCGCCCGCCCGGGTGCGTTACCTCCTGACCCGCCACGGGCTCAGGCCCACCAAGAGCCTGGGGCAGAACTTCCTGATCGACGGGAACATCCTCCGCGCCATCGCCGAGGCGGGCGGCGCGGCCCCCGGCGTCCCGGTGCTGGAGGTCGGCCCAGGCCTGGGCGTCCTGACCCGCGAGATCGCCTCGCGGGGGGCCCAGGTCACCGCGCTGGAAAAGGACGAGCGCCTCAAACCCGTCCTGGTCGAGACGCTCGCCGGACTGGACGTGAACGTGGTGTGGGGCGACGCCCTCGACTTCGACTACGCCTCCCTCCCGGAGGGTACGCGCGTGATCGCCAACCTGCCGTACTACATCACCGGCGTGCTGCTGTCGCGCTTCATGGGGGCGCCGGGGGTCCTCTCGGCGACCGTCCTCGTGCAGAAGGAGGTCGCGCAGCGGCTCGCGGCCCACCCCGGCGACGACAACTACGGCTTCCTGAGCGCGCTGGCCGCCCTGCACGGCAGCGTTCGCCACGTGCGTGACGTGCCCCGCGGCGCCTTCCTGCCCGCCCCCGACGTGACGAGCAGCGTGGTGCGGCTGGACTTCGACCGCACGCGGCCGCTCCCCGACCCCGCCTTCCTGAAGTTCGTGGAGGCCGCCCTGCACCACCGCCGCAAGACGCTGCGGAACAACCTGCGCCTGGCGGGCTTCCAGGGGGAGGCGGTGGCCGGGGCGCTGGAGGCTGCGGGCCTGCGCCCCGACGTGCGGGCCGAGGACGTGCCCCTCTCACACCTGCTTGACGTTGCCCGGCGGCTCGGCGTGGTACGTTGA